One Umboniibacter marinipuniceus DNA window includes the following coding sequences:
- a CDS encoding DUF2909 domain-containing protein — protein sequence MLKILIAVLFIAMVISLTSGFVFLMKDHAASNKRRLMWALGVRIALATALIGTIAYGIWSGQLQVGAPWSNRY from the coding sequence GTGCTTAAAATTCTTATCGCAGTCTTGTTTATCGCTATGGTTATTTCGCTGACCAGCGGCTTCGTCTTTCTGATGAAAGATCACGCAGCGAGCAATAAAAGGCGGCTAATGTGGGCGCTAGGGGTTCGAATTGCCCTAGCGACCGCACTGATAGGCACCATTGCTTATGGTATTTGGAGCGGCCAGCTTCAGGTGGGTGCACCTTGGTCCAACCGCTACTAA
- a CDS encoding SURF1 family protein, which yields MLSQNPATNRRLHGSFHLLCLALLILLINLGFWQLDRAAWRADQWQAMEQQLQQPAISLNSAGAFPAHRLVTAQGRWLNQEALLLQNRTYDGQAGVEVLVPFQTTQGLVLVNRGFVAWNYGAVLPSVNPATSLEILGRIAPVDENPVLANVDSADNPLVQTRDLAVLSTRLGAPIVSEVRLVAEHPDALATNWQFNRIGPEKHIGYAVQWFCMSFALLILWVVVFIRSKKNNNNGEVHADVR from the coding sequence ATGCTTAGTCAAAATCCTGCAACAAATCGTCGCCTGCATGGCTCCTTTCATTTGCTATGCTTGGCGTTGCTGATTCTGTTGATAAACCTGGGCTTTTGGCAGCTAGATCGAGCAGCTTGGCGAGCGGATCAGTGGCAAGCAATGGAACAGCAGTTACAGCAGCCGGCGATCAGTTTGAACTCGGCAGGAGCTTTCCCAGCCCATAGGCTGGTGACGGCGCAGGGTCGGTGGCTGAATCAAGAGGCTCTATTGCTGCAAAATCGAACCTATGATGGCCAGGCTGGGGTAGAAGTGTTGGTTCCCTTCCAAACCACTCAGGGTTTAGTGCTGGTTAACCGAGGATTCGTTGCCTGGAACTATGGCGCCGTATTGCCTTCGGTCAATCCAGCTACTAGTTTAGAGATACTTGGGCGAATTGCCCCAGTGGACGAAAACCCAGTGTTAGCTAACGTAGATAGCGCTGATAATCCCCTCGTTCAAACACGAGACTTAGCCGTGTTATCAACACGTCTCGGGGCGCCGATAGTGAGCGAAGTCCGGTTAGTGGCGGAGCATCCCGATGCACTGGCTACCAATTGGCAGTTCAATCGAATTGGCCCAGAAAAACATATCGGCTACGCCGTGCAATGGTTTTGCATGAGCTTTGCTTTGCTAATTCTCTGGGTTGTGGTATTCATAAGAAGTAAAAAAAATAATAATAATGGAGAGGTTCATGCAGATGTACGCTGA